One genomic segment of Nocardioides cavernaquae includes these proteins:
- a CDS encoding SCP2 sterol-binding domain-containing protein — protein MSTFKDADEVYAFIGKAMEACVVDPQFVEATKDGNLVVLIKQTDPEAHVLVDFPGQKVLTGDAAAAAESTVQLRMSSDNANRFWQGKLNFTLAMAQRKVKLEGKRTTALGLLPLTGPIFDTYKAILTEAGRTDLLVD, from the coding sequence GTGAGTACGTTCAAGGATGCCGACGAGGTGTACGCCTTCATTGGCAAGGCAATGGAAGCCTGCGTCGTCGACCCGCAGTTCGTCGAGGCAACCAAGGACGGCAACCTCGTCGTCCTCATCAAGCAGACCGACCCCGAGGCCCACGTCCTGGTCGACTTCCCCGGCCAGAAGGTCCTGACCGGAGACGCCGCCGCTGCGGCGGAGTCGACCGTGCAGCTGCGGATGAGCTCGGACAACGCCAACCGCTTCTGGCAGGGCAAGCTCAACTTCACCCTCGCCATGGCGCAGCGCAAGGTCAAGCTCGAGGGCAAGCGCACCACCGCGCTCGGTCTCCTGCCCCTGACCGGCCCGATCTTCGACACCTACAAGGCCATCCTCACCGAGGCCGGCCGCACCGACCTGCTCGTCGACTGA
- a CDS encoding DMT family transporter → MAPLLLGVAIAVEVLATSMLKTTEGFSRLLPTLGCLTGYAVSFALVAQVVQRMPVGVVYAIWSGVGTAAVAGIGIVFLDETLTPARAAGLVFVILGVVALNLG, encoded by the coding sequence ATGGCACCGTTACTGCTGGGCGTCGCGATCGCCGTCGAGGTGCTCGCCACCTCCATGCTCAAGACCACCGAGGGCTTCAGCAGGCTGCTGCCAACGCTCGGATGCCTGACCGGGTACGCCGTGTCCTTCGCGCTCGTCGCCCAGGTCGTGCAGCGGATGCCGGTCGGCGTCGTCTACGCGATCTGGTCGGGAGTCGGCACCGCTGCCGTTGCCGGCATCGGGATCGTCTTCCTCGACGAAACGCTCACGCCGGCCAGGGCCGCCGGTCTGGTCTTCGTGATCCTCGGCGTGGTGGCCCTCAACCTCGGCTGA
- a CDS encoding AMP-binding protein has translation MPDVLDRACGDYTKSVAVVDGERRITYGELRDWSNQVANALISLGLQKGERVGLLLPNCLEFIPSQHGIWKAGGVLVQMPGRAAASVHRANLDQTDVTTLIYHAAYDGVVEEMREGLPKLARVIRVGGDVAASSDHPFEALVSAQSTVRPAVPLDEHDEAYVLFTSGSTGDPKGVVQSHFTWAHYSITAGLEIGDIQPGEVFAHGAPLTHFTQIFVHPTFLRGGTNVMLPGLEVDTLLSAIEREKITATAVVPTIIYLLLDHPERSKYDLSSLRTMIYAGSPIAPDRLKDALEALGPIFVQTYAGTEPGYVSCLRKTDHRVDSDEAIKRLASGGRPLPFVQVSIQDDEDNPLAVGEVGEICSRQLGQMLGYVDSSRNAEALRDGWVHTGDIGRLDEDGFLYLVDRKKDMVVSGGFNVFPRQVEDVLLEDAAVAGTAVVGIPHPKWGEAVHAFVVVKDGVAADEALVEQLQGRVKTALGSVSAPKTVDFITELPLNPAGKVDKKTLRAPFWQGRDRQVG, from the coding sequence ATGCCGGACGTTCTGGACAGGGCATGTGGGGACTACACGAAGTCCGTCGCGGTCGTCGACGGCGAGCGACGGATCACGTACGGCGAGCTGCGCGACTGGTCGAACCAGGTCGCCAACGCGCTGATCTCCCTGGGGCTGCAGAAGGGTGAGCGGGTTGGCCTGCTCCTCCCGAACTGTCTCGAGTTCATCCCGTCGCAGCACGGCATCTGGAAGGCCGGCGGTGTGCTGGTGCAGATGCCCGGCCGCGCCGCCGCATCGGTGCACCGCGCGAACCTTGACCAGACCGACGTCACGACGCTCATCTACCACGCGGCGTACGACGGCGTGGTCGAGGAGATGCGCGAGGGGCTGCCGAAGCTGGCCCGCGTCATCCGTGTCGGTGGCGACGTGGCCGCGTCCAGCGACCACCCGTTCGAGGCGCTGGTCTCCGCTCAGTCCACCGTGCGCCCCGCTGTCCCGCTCGACGAGCACGACGAGGCCTATGTCCTCTTCACCTCGGGCAGCACCGGTGACCCGAAGGGTGTCGTGCAGTCGCACTTCACGTGGGCCCACTACAGCATCACCGCCGGACTCGAGATCGGCGACATCCAGCCCGGTGAGGTCTTCGCCCATGGTGCGCCGCTGACCCACTTCACGCAGATCTTCGTGCACCCGACCTTCCTGCGGGGAGGCACCAATGTCATGCTGCCGGGCCTCGAGGTGGACACCCTGCTGTCCGCGATCGAGCGCGAGAAGATCACCGCCACTGCAGTGGTGCCGACCATCATCTACCTGCTCCTGGACCACCCCGAGCGCAGCAAGTACGACCTCTCGTCGCTGCGCACGATGATCTACGCCGGCTCGCCGATCGCCCCCGACCGGCTCAAGGACGCGCTCGAGGCGCTCGGCCCGATCTTCGTCCAGACCTACGCCGGCACAGAGCCGGGCTACGTCTCCTGCCTCCGCAAGACCGACCACCGCGTCGACTCCGACGAAGCGATCAAGCGTCTGGCATCCGGTGGACGTCCGCTTCCGTTCGTCCAGGTGAGCATCCAGGACGACGAGGACAACCCGCTCGCTGTAGGCGAGGTCGGTGAGATCTGCTCCCGCCAGCTCGGCCAGATGCTCGGGTACGTCGACTCGTCGCGCAACGCAGAGGCCCTCCGCGACGGGTGGGTGCACACGGGCGACATCGGCCGCCTCGATGAGGACGGCTTCCTCTACCTGGTCGACCGCAAGAAGGACATGGTCGTCAGCGGTGGTTTCAACGTCTTCCCGCGCCAGGTGGAGGACGTGCTCCTCGAGGACGCGGCCGTCGCTGGAACTGCCGTGGTCGGCATCCCGCACCCCAAGTGGGGCGAAGCGGTCCACGCCTTCGTCGTCGTCAAGGACGGCGTCGCCGCTGACGAGGCGCTCGTCGAGCAGCTCCAGGGCCGGGTCAAGACCGCGCTCGGCTCGGTCTCCGCACCCAAGACCGTGGACTTCATCACCGAACTGCCCCTCAACCCCGCCGGGAAGGTCGACAAGAAGACCCTCCGCGCCCCGTTCTGGCAAGGCCGCGACCGTCAGGTCGGCTGA
- a CDS encoding acyl-CoA dehydrogenase family protein — MNDKITEAEFDAVFTKAQELSQFFREIGPKYDIENTFAYPSIEAFKKSGLGALPVPKQYGGMGGDLLATSKVVSELSKGDSAITLAYNMHYIMVGITMGLMSETQNKYWLGRVADGDIMFGPFSEQRAGFSGLADMKAIPQEGGGWKLYGKKVWGTLCEAADIVTTNATITDADGNLPENFEERVSAESFFIGEFNVDENGQGDGISIVKTWDALGMHATGTQTVIFDGYYVPEDGFICEWRTGAFGVLEWASLMFASIYLGMQDRILEEARAVLSKKTLGAVFGAVVAADVKVAGVGHIIDGVGDMASRYELSRRVLYRTCEEVSGGYDDNWPIELRFPYIGLAKTFIAENVMHMSRHAMSLVGGQSFKKGAIFERLYRDSAASMFQPLNSDQSRTYIGEVLLAPEELED, encoded by the coding sequence ATGAACGACAAGATCACCGAGGCGGAGTTCGACGCCGTCTTCACGAAGGCCCAGGAGCTCTCGCAGTTCTTCCGCGAGATCGGCCCGAAGTACGACATCGAGAACACCTTCGCCTACCCGTCCATCGAGGCCTTCAAGAAGAGCGGGCTGGGCGCGCTTCCCGTCCCGAAGCAGTACGGCGGCATGGGAGGCGACCTGCTCGCCACCTCGAAGGTGGTCAGCGAGCTGTCGAAGGGTGACTCCGCGATCACCCTCGCCTACAACATGCACTACATCATGGTCGGCATCACGATGGGCCTGATGAGCGAGACCCAGAACAAGTACTGGCTCGGCCGCGTCGCTGATGGCGACATCATGTTCGGCCCGTTCTCCGAGCAGCGCGCCGGCTTCAGCGGCCTTGCGGACATGAAGGCCATCCCGCAGGAAGGTGGCGGCTGGAAGCTCTACGGCAAGAAGGTGTGGGGCACGCTGTGCGAGGCCGCCGACATCGTCACCACGAACGCGACCATCACCGACGCCGACGGCAACCTGCCCGAGAACTTCGAGGAGCGCGTCAGCGCTGAGTCCTTCTTCATCGGCGAGTTCAACGTTGATGAGAACGGCCAGGGCGACGGCATCAGCATCGTCAAGACGTGGGACGCGCTGGGCATGCACGCCACTGGCACCCAGACGGTCATCTTCGACGGCTACTACGTGCCCGAGGACGGCTTCATCTGCGAGTGGCGCACCGGCGCCTTCGGCGTACTCGAGTGGGCCTCGCTGATGTTCGCGAGCATCTACCTCGGCATGCAGGACCGGATCCTTGAAGAGGCACGCGCGGTGCTCTCCAAGAAGACGCTTGGTGCTGTTTTCGGTGCCGTGGTAGCAGCCGACGTCAAGGTCGCGGGGGTTGGCCACATCATCGACGGCGTCGGTGACATGGCGTCCCGTTACGAGCTGTCACGCCGCGTGCTCTACCGGACGTGCGAGGAAGTCAGCGGCGGCTACGACGACAACTGGCCGATCGAGCTCCGGTTCCCCTACATCGGCCTGGCCAAGACCTTCATCGCGGAGAACGTCATGCACATGAGTCGGCACGCCATGAGCCTCGTCGGCGGCCAGTCGTTCAAGAAGGGCGCCATCTTCGAGCGCCTCTACCGCGACTCGGCGGCGTCGATGTTCCAGCCGCTCAACTCCGACCAGTCGCGCACCTACATCGGTGAGGTCCTGCTCGCCCCGGAGGAGCTCGAAGACTGA